The Actinobacillus suis ATCC 33415 DNA segment AAATCAACACGCCGGCTGTGATCAAGATCGCACTAATGACATGAAATGAATGGATTGCTTCATTTAACAACAAAATGCTGAATAATGCAGCAAACAAAGGCGTGAAATTAGTCATGACTGCAGCTTTGGCTGAGCCGATAATCGCAATGCCATAATTCCAAAATGCATAAGAAAGTATAGACGGACCTAGCACCAAATAAGCAACCCCCAGCCATTGGTAAGCGGTTAAATTTTGTAGTGTTTTTGCAGAAGTTTGCCAAAATTCATAGAGAAAGAAAGGCGTTAAGCTAAGTACGGCTAGGCCGACTAGTGCGGTCAAGAATGCAGTATTATTAATACCGCTGGGGCGTAAGCGGATAATACAGCAATAAATTGCCCAACTAACGGCGGATGCAATCGTCCATAAATCGCCTTGATTAATTTCTAATTGTGCCAGACGAGTTAAATCCCCTTGACTCAAGAGCCAAATAACACCGATCAAACTTAATAGCGCCCCACTAAAAATAACAGGTTTAATTTTTTCTCTAAAAAAGAATAAATTTAAAAACAGCACTAAAACTGGTACAACGGCAAGATAGAGGCTTGCATTTAAGGCTGAAGTAGATTTCAAGCCTTGATACAACGTTGCTGGAAATAGCACAACGCCTAATATCCCAAGGCTCCACATGAGCATTTTTGACGTTTTGATTATTGGAAACGCTTTTATTGTAGGGCGATAAAATAAGCAAGCTAAAATGATTAAAGCAGGAAACCAGCGCAGATAAGTCAGAGTAATCGGTTCTATCACGTTACTGAGTACTTTTCCTAACACAAAATTCCCGCCCCAGAAGGCTGTTGCTAGAATTAAACTGGCATAGCCGATACGAATATTAGTTTGCATGACGACCTCGTTCTACGATAACGCCTACACTGCTTGCTTGTGCGACCGCTTTGGGCTTATGTAATTCGATTCTAAGTGCTTGAATACCATAGGTTTGTTGTAAGAGATCGGCAATTTGATGCGCAACGGTTTCGACTAATTTAAAAGGCTTGGATTCTACAAAATGTAATATCTTTTCTGAAACTTCCGCATAATTTAAGCAGTATTGCACATCATCAGTCGCTGCTGCTTGTGTGAAATCCCATTCCATTTCAATATTAAATACCAAACGCTGCTTAATTGTATGCTCCCAATCATAAGCTCCAATGGAAGCAAAAGCGGTAAGTTCATGGATAAAAACTTTATCGGCCATTTTAGTTTTCCTTATTTGTTTATGATAACATTGACGAAAATATAGCATACAAGCGAAGTAGCCCCTAGAAATTAAAGGAAAAATTATGAGTACCACTGCTTATTTATTAATTGTTGTGGCCTATATACTAGGCTCTATTTCTAGCGCCATTATTTTCTGTCGTTTGGCCGGGCTACCGGATCCTAGAGAACAAGGTTCTCATAATCCCGGAGCAACGAATGTGCTGCGTATTGGGGGAAGAATTTCGGCGCTAGGAGTACTACTCTTTGATATTTTGAAAGGCAGCTTACCGGTGTTATGTGCTTTTCAGCTAGGATTGGAACCTTCAGAAATAGGTTTTATTGCTTTAGCGGCTTGTTTAGGACATATTTTTCCGGTGTTTTTTCAGTTTCGAGGTGGTAAAGGCGTAGCGACTGCATTTGGAGCACTATTGCCAATGAGTACGGTTGTCGCTGGTGCTGCTTTATGTAGCTGGTTAATTGTATTTTTACTATTTGGTTTTTCTTCGTTAAGTGCAGTGGTTACGGCATTAGTTGTACCATTTTATATCTGGTGGTTTAGACCAGAATTTACTTTCCCTGTTGCATTAGTATGTTGTTTGTTGGTATATCGTCATCACGATAATATTCAGCGTTTATGGCGAGGGCAAGAAGAAAGAATATGGGATAAGCTGAAAGTCGGTAAAGAGTAGCTAAGTCAAGCGGTCGAATTTTTTAAATTTTTAACAAATACTTTGTTGAAGAGGAATTTGACCGCTTGTTTTATTGAACAGTTTTAATTAACTTGTTTAAGTTTACATTACTACTGCTTCATATTGTGGCGCTTCAAGGTTTGCAGCAAAGCCCGCATCAAGAGCAGTTTCATAGCTAAATTCACTATCATTTGCAGCGAAGTTAGCTGCTTCTAAGCTATCATCAGTCTCACTTAATTCGCTTGGCAAGCTAAGTTCTTCTGCTTCAAGTGGTTGTTCAAGCTCTGTTGTGAATAAACTTGATTCGACCGCTTCGCTTTCTATTGCCATTGGTGCGGCAAAATCAACTTCTCGATATTCAGCCATTAATGCCATAGGCTGTTCTGTATCAATACTATATGTGGTGCTGTTACCATTTGTATTGAGATCAACGATCTGGATACCGTTTTCAGTCAGCGTTGGAATAATATTTGATGCAAGCGCATCTGAGCCTAAGTGAATTTCAAGCCCATCTGCATAACCGTCATTATCCGTATCCGCATTATTGATATCACTGCCAATACGTTTTTCCATCACATCGGTTAAGCCGTCCTGATCTCTATCATCGTTTGAATAATGATAATCCATACGATAGCCTTGAGAGAATTCTTCTTTTAGCTGATCATCTTTTTCAAAGAAGCTAGATAAGGCGTGTAGTCCGGATAACTGACCTTTTTTAAAGTCAAAAGAGGTTGTTCCGTCATAACGACCGAGGAATTTATCTACAAATTCGCCACTGATGATATAAGAATCCGTTTTATGTTTGGTGACAATATTTGATTTATCACTATCATCAATCATATCCGTTTTGGTAAATTTGTTGGCTAAATCCGCCGCTTGTTTGAGTGTTTGGCTTGAAAGACCGTGATGTTTTAAAACCGCAGGGTTAAATAATGCGCTACGCTCGAACATATCATCCCAACCTGCACGGCTTTGAATGGTATGTGCCACGAAATATTCCGCTAAATAACCACCTAGCGAGTGACCGGTCGAATAAACATTTTTCGGTTTATATGCTTCAATATATTGCGCAGCTTGATCTAAGTAAGCGGTTTGCATTGGCGTATCACCGAAGGCTAGGCGTAAATCTGCAGTTAAATCCGCAAATTCGCTTGTACCACGGAAAGCGATAACGACATTATCATAGCTGCCATCGGCATTTTTTCCGTTACCGAAGATCACGTAATCCAAACCGCTTCCCGGGCTTTCGGTACGTAAAACTTCCCAGTTATCAACAACTTCCTTAATTTGTTGGGCGTAGGGTGAGTCTGAATATTTACCGTTAAAGTAGGTACTGAGTTTGGTTTTGTCTTGATAGGAGAGAGAAGAGAAAATTCTCAGATCACGATCTGAAACATTCCACATATTTGGATTTTTATCATGTAAATCAATGATGCCATCTTTATCCGTATCGGGTTTATAAGCAGACTTAACGTTATCAAAAGATTGCTGCTGATGTTGTGCAGCATAATCTTCTAAAGCTTTAATAACATTGGCTGGAATGGACGGTTTGGAGGATGCGGATAAGGCGGAAGGGTGTAATTCTAAATTCGGTTCGAATGTCGTTTCAGCTCGAGAGGCTGACATCAATTTCGAAATATTAGGGTATATGTGTGCATATTTTGCTAAAACATTATCAACGATATGTGTTGATGCGGTGTGTTTAGTAAATGTGTTGATCATAGTGATCTCCTTATAATTATAGACTGGGATAATTCCCACCGAGATTCTATGTTAGTCAAATTTTAGCCGCAATAATGTTTACAAAAAAGCGGTTAAATTTGTAAAAAAATCTTTAAATTCAACCGCTTATTGTTATAGATTTTGATCTATAAATTTAACTTTGTCAATTTGTCCGCTTCTTCTTTAAATTCCATAATGGCATTTTTATCAAAGAAATATTGAGTACCGCAGCACTCACATTGCATATCAATTACGCCATTTTTTTCGGCAAGCATTTCATCAATTTCTTCCATTGGCAACAATAGAATCGCATTGCCTGAACGCTCGCGAGAACAGCCGCAATGGAATTTTGTCTCTTGTGGCGGATAAACTTCAACTTGTTCTTCGTGATATAAACGGAATAAAAGTTCTTCCGCTTCTAAGCCGAATAATTCTTCGTCTTTAACCGTTTCGGCAAGCGTCATTAAATGCTCGAAGTCTTCCGGTGTACCGGTACCGTCTGGCATAATTTGTAATAATAGACCGCCAGCTACCGCTTTGCCTTCATATTCGCCGGTACGAATTACTAAATGGGTTTGAAGCTGCTCTGAACGAATAAAATAATCTTCTAAACATTCACGAATGGTTGGTTTATCTAAGGCAATCACACCTTGGTAACGTTCGCCGTCATTCGGCATAATAGAAATAACTAACACGCCGTTACTAATCATTTCGCTTAAGGTTGCATTGTCAGCAATTTCCGCTTGCGTGCGAGCTAATGCGCGTAATTGTTGCTGTTCATTACCGTTTACCACCGCTAATTTGAGTGGGCCGTCACCTTGAATTTGCACGGTAATTGTCCCTTCAAATTTCATAATTGCGGTGAGTAGGCTAGTTGCGACTAACATTTCACCTAATAAATTTTGTACTGCTTTCGGATATTGGTGGGTATTCAGCGTTTCGGTAAAGGTATCGTTTAAACGAACCCATTCGCCACGTACAGCGCGGTTTTGGAATAAATAGCGATAAAGTTTGTCGTTGTCTTTTGTATAGCTCATGGTTTTTCCTAGTAAAAGCGGTAGGATTTGCAAAAAAATTTGCAAATTTGACCGCTTGTTAAAATAAAAGAAGGCACACGTAAAACGTGCGCCATAAACTTGTCGTTAATATGGGGATCAATTTATAAATTACAATATTTGATCTTTAAATTTTACTAGATCACGGCGCTCTTTTTTATTTGGGCGGCGATCTGGATGTGGCATCGAAAGCGCATTTGCTTTGCGAGCAAAAGCAATCGCTTCACGTTGTTTAATGCTTTTTTCAGTTTCTTGATAAAGTAATTGCGCTTCCGGTGCATCTCGACGTTGGTCACTGAGTGCGGTAACAATCACTTCTTTTTCATCATTACCTTGGCGCAGTTTAATTATTGCGCCGACTTCTACCGTTTTACTGGTTTTCGCCCGTTGCCCGTTATAATGCACTTTTCCACCTTCAATCATTGCTTTAGCAATCGAACGTGTTTTATAAAAACGTGCCGCCCATAACCATTTATCAAGGCGAACTTCATTATCTTCTTTTGATGTTGGTTGTTTCATTTGACTTCTCGTTAAGTGCATTTTTTATAGGTAATTCGTGGATAATTTCCCGTAAACACACATTCAAATTCAGAATGTATTATGATAACAATGTCATAAAAAAGAACAAATAATTTTCGGTAAATGTGGTATCTTAATGACATCATTTTGATGTGGGAGCAAAGCATGCAGACTCAACAACTTCCTAAAATTTTGAACGTTGAAACAATTGCGAAAACTCGAATTTTTGAGGTTCAGGCGGTTGATTTGCGTTTTTCAAATGGTGAAGAACGCACTTTTGAGCGTCTCACGCCGCAACGCCGTTCTTCCGTAATGGTGATTCCGATTCAAAACCAAGAACTGATGTTTGTTAAAGAATATGCGGTTGCTTCCGAGCGCTATGAATTAGGGTTTCCGAAAGGGATTGTTGATCAGGGCGAAGAACCCATCATAAGTGCAAATAGAGAATTACAAGAAGAGATCGGTTTCGGTGCAAAACGAATTGAATTTTTACGCTCGCTTTATACCGGCCCGAGTCATATGTTTGGGCTGATGCACGTATTTATTGCACAAGATCTCTATCCGTCCAAATTAGAAGGTGATGAGCCGGAACCGTTAGAAGTGGTAAGAGTGCCTTTGGCAAAAATAGATGAGTTACTTGCTGATCCAAATTTTGCGGAATCACGAAATCTAGCCGCCCTTTTTATGTTAAGAGAGTATCTGACAAGCGGTCAAAAATAGGGAAATTTTAGCATGCAGTCATTAAATTCAACGCTTTTACAATCAGTCAAACAAATAGCGCAGCAAGCCGGAGAACACCTGAAAGGTTTTTATCAGCGCTCGGTCGAAATTAAGATTAAAGCGGATCATACCCCGGTGACCGAAGCGGATCTGTTTATTAGCCAATTTATCACGGAAAAATTGCGCCAACTCACGCCGAACGTGCCAATTTTATCGGAAGAAAATTGCAATATTCCATTGGAAGAGCGCCTATCGTGGCAAGAATATTGGATTATTGATCCGCTAGACGGTACACAACAATTTATTGATCGAACTGATCAATTTTCTGTGGTGATCGGCTTGGTGCAACATAATCGCCCGGTGTTAGGTGTGATTCATGCACCAATTCTAGCAAAAACATATTTTGCCATGGCAGGAAACGGTGCATTTTTGCAAGAAAATGATGAAATTCGACCGCTTGTTGGGCATCAAGGTTTACTCTGCAGCAACTGCTTAAAGATTGCAATGGGGGCATCGGCACAAAGTAAAGTATTAAATTCTGTCAATTCATCTTATCAAGCGGAAATTTTGCAGTATGGCTCAAGCAGCTTAAAAGCCGGTTTGATTGCCGAAGGAAAAGTAGATTGTTATGCACGATTTGGTGATACCGGCGAATGGGATACTGCCGTAGCAGAAGTTTTATTGGCAGAGGTTGGCGGTAAAATTTTTGATTTGAATTTTGAGCCGTTAACTTATAATCAACGTCCAACTTTTGTAAACCCTCATTTTGTGATGGTGGCGGATAAACAGTTGAATTGGGAAAAAATCTTTCAATTTAATTCGTAATAGCTATTTGCAACATCAGTAAAAATGTTACATATTAGTTAAATGACTCACGAATTCGGGAATAATATAAAAATGAATATCGAAAATAGTTGTATTGTTATTTTTGGCGCATCAGGCGATTTAACTTTCCGTAAATTGATCCCAGCGCTTTATAACTTATTTAAAATTGGTCGACTCGGGGAGCATTTCTCGGTATTAGGTGTCGCTCGATCGGAGCTTACGGACGATTCTTTCCGCAGCAAAATGCGTGATGCCTTAATCAAATTTGAAAAAGCAGAAGGGCAATCATTAGACGATTTCTGTACTCACCTTTATTATCAAGCGGTTAACACTTCTGATGCGGTAGATTATGCGAAGTTATTACCTCGTTTAGATGAGCTACACGATAAATACGGTAGCTGCGGTAACACGCTTTATTACCTTTCTACACCGCCAAGTTTATATGGCGTTATTCCGGAATGTTTAGCTGCTCACGGCTTGACCACCGAAGAATTCGGCTGGAAGCGTATCATTGTGGAAAAACCGTTCGGTTATGACATTAAAACTGCCAAAGAATTAGATGAAAAAATCCATCACTATTTTGAAGAACATCAAATCTATCGTATTGACCACTATTTAGGTAAAGAAACGGTTCAAAATTTACTTGTACTTCGTTTTTCAAACGGTTTATTCGAGCCTTTATGGAACCGTAATTTCATTGATTACGTAGAAATTACCGGTGCGGAAGCAATTGGCGTGGAAGAGCGTGGCGGTTATTACGACGGTTCGGGCGCAATGCGTGATATGTTCCAAAACCACTTGTTACAAGTATTAGCCATGGTTGCGATGGAGCCGCCGGCAATTATTAATGCCGATTCAATGCGTGATGAAGTGGCGAAAGTGTTGCATTGTTTACATCCGTTAACTGCTGAAGATGTGAAAAATAACGTGGTGTTGGGTCAGTACGTGAAAGGCGAAGTGGATGATCAAATGGTTGCCGGCTACTTAGAAGAGAAAGGCGTACCGGCAGATTCAAATACTGAAACTTATATGGCGCTTAAATGTGAGATCGATAACTGGCGTTGGGCGGGCGTTCCTTTTTATGTGCGAACAGGCAAACGTTTGCCAGTGCGTGTCACGGAAGTGGTGATTCATTTTAAAACGACACCACATCCGGTATTCAGCCAAAATGCACCGGAGAATAAACTAATTATTCGTGTGCAGCCTGATGAAGGCATCTCAATGCGCTTCGGCTTGAAAAAACCGGGTGCAGGTTTTGATGCGAAAGAAGTTTCAATGGACTTCCGTTACTCGGATTTAAGTTCGGCATCAAGCTTATTAACCGCTTATGAACGTTTATTATTAGATGCGTTAAAAGGCGATGCAACTTTATTCGCTCGTACTGATGCGGTACACGCTTGTTGGAAATTTGTGCAGCCGATTTTAGATTATAAAGCGGAGAGAGGCAGAATTTATGAGTACGAAGCGGGTACTTGGGGGCCGACCGAAGCGGATAAACTTATCGCGAAACACGGTAAAGTATGGCGTAAACCATCAGGTATGATGAAGAAAAAAGTATAAATTTAGCTAACAAATCTCCCTTCCCCTCTTTACTAAAGAGGGGAGTAGATCGAGCATAATTCGTGTGCGGTGTAAATATTCAACTAAGCCGCCCCCTCTTTAGAAAAGAGGGGCTGGGGGAGATTTGAGTATGAATTAAAAGGAAATGTTAATGAACTACATCACCTTCCCATCCGCTCAGCAAGCGGTGGAAAAAATTGCACAAGAATTTGTGTTATACAGCCAATTAAACCGTCCGGTACATATTTCATTATCAGGCGGTTCAACCCCGAAATTATTGTTTAAAACATTAGCGCAAGCGCCATTTAGTACGGCAATCCAATGGCAAAATCTGCATTTTTGGTGGGGTGATGATCGCATGGTGTTACCAACGGATCCTGAAAGTAATTATGGTGAAGTGCAAAAGTTACTCTTCGATCATATTCAAATTCCTCAACAAAATATTCACCGTATTCGTGGCGAAGAACCGGTAGAACAAGAACTTGCAAGATTTTCACAAGAATTGACCGCTTGTGTGCCTGATTTAGCTTTTGATTGGATCATTCTCGGCATGGGGAATGACGGTCATACCGCTTCACTTTTCCCTCATCAAACCGATTTTAATGACCCGAATGTTGCAGTGATAGCCAAACATCCTGAAAGCGGTCAAATTCGTATTTCAAAAACCGCTAAATTGCTTGAGCAAGCAAAACGTATTACTTACTTAGTCACAGGTGCAGCAAAAGCGGAAGTCTTAAAAGAAATTTACGAAACTGAAGCAGAAAAACTACCGTATCCGGCGGCTCGTATTAAAGCGAAAAACGGTGTGACCGAATGGTATTTAGACCAAGAGGCGGCAAAATTATTATAGCTTATAGATTATGAATGAAATTCATAATAAAGCTTAATATTTTTCAATGCGGGTATTGCATATTTGCATTGTTCTTTGTGATTGTTTCATTTAGGATTCCAATTAAATGAAAATCTTTAATAAGGAATTCCTATGACGATTCAAACACAACAACATACAAATAATTTAAGGCACGCAATTGATAACAGCCCTATGGGCGTATATCAATGGGCAATCGTAATCATGGCTGCCGTGATGAATTTTTTAGATGGCTTCGATGTATTAGCGATTGCATTTACAGCGACGAATATTTCTAAAGAGTTCGGTTTATCTAAAACCGAATTTGGTGTGTTAGTCAGCGCCGGTTTAGCCGGTATGACGATTGGTTCGCTTTTCCTTGCGCCACTTGCCGATAAATTCGGTCGCCGTCCGTTATTATTACTTTCAGTGGCATTATCGGCGATTGGCTTGTTGATTTCAGGTTTAGCGACCACGCCATTTATACTTGGTTTTTCACGTGTGATCACCGGTTTAGGGGTCGGCGGTATTTTAGTCGGCACCAATGTGATTACTAGTGAATATTCTTCAAAGAAATGGCGTAGTTTTGCCATTAGCGTTTATGCGGCGGGTTTCGGTATTGGTGCGATGATCGGCGGTATGATGGCAAAAGAATTACAAGCGGCTTATAGCTGGCATGCGGTTTATTTTGCCGGCGCTGCAATGACTGCGGTAGTGTGGGTGGTGTTATTTATTTGGTTACCGGAGTCGATCGACTTTTTAACCACCAAGCAACCGGCAAATGCGAAAGCGCGTTTAAATCAAATTGCAGCAAAAATCGGTTTTGGGTTTAATGGTGAATGGGATTTACCGGTAAAAGTAGAAGCGGTAAAAACTAAACTACCGATTTCACAACTATTTAGTGATAAATATCGCCGCTCGACATTACTATTATGGCTTTCATTCTTTGCCATTATGTTCAGTTTCTACTTTATTAGCTCGTGGACCCCTGCATTGCTCAAAGAAGCGGGAATGACGGTGGAAGATAGTATCAACGTGGGGATGGCAATTTCGATCGGCGGTGCCGGCGGTTCATTAATCTACGGTTTAATTGCCAGCCGTTGGCAGGCAAGAGCAGTATTAATGCTATTTACCGTGTTATCAGCAATTGCGATTGTGGTGTTTATTCTTTCATCTTCAGCGCTCGGTGTGGCGATGGCAATGGGAGTTGTTGTCGGTGCGTTAGTGAACGGTTGTATCAGTGGTTTGTACACCATCAATCCGGCAACTTATGATGCGGATATCCGTAATACTGGTGTGGGCTGGGCGATTGGTGCAGGGCGTGCAGGTTCGATTCTTGCACCGACAGTGGCGGGAATGTTGCTCGACGGCGGCTTGGCGAAACAAGATTTATACATCGCTGTAGCTGGTGTAATGTTACTATCAACTGTGGCGCTAGCATTCAAGAAGTCACACGTATAAACTCATTATTTAAGGTGGGAAACTCCCACCTTTAGGCATTTCCAAGTAGGTCGAATTTGCAAACTTTTCTGCAAATTCGACCGCTTGCGTAAGGAGAAAGTATGAAAACACTTGGCATCTTAGGTGGAATGAGCCCGGAAAGTACGGTTTCTTATTATCTGAATATCAACCGAGCAGTCAATCAGGCATTAGGCGGTAATGCCAGTGCTAAGATCCTTATGTCGAGTGTCGATTTTGCTGAAATAGTCCAATGCCAAAAAAGTGGTGATTGGCAAAAAGCAGGTGAAATTCTTGCGCAACAAGCTAAATTACTTGAACAAGCAGGGGCGGAAGGTATTTTACTTGCCACTAACACAATGCACAAAGTGGCCTCTCCGATTGTTGAAGCGATTTCAGTGCCGTTTTTACATATTTTGGATGCGGTTGCAGATAGTATAAAAGCGAAAGGTTTAACCACTGTTGCCTTGCTAGGCACAGCTTTTACGATGAGTGATAATTTTTATGTGGACGGGTTACGTCAACGTGGGATCACGCCGTTAGTCCCTGATGAACAAACTCAGCAAGAAATTCATCGCATTATTTTTGAAGAACTATGCGTAGGGCAATTTTTACCGCAGTCGAAAGCGTTTTATCTTAAAACAATTGAAAAGCTAACAGCTCTCGGTGCTCAAGGCGTTATTTTAGGTTGTACGGAAATCGGTTTATTAATCAATCAATCGGATTCAGCCCTACCGTTTTTTGATACAGCGGAATTGCATAGTGAAATGGCTGTGGGGTTTGTGTTGAGTGGATATAAACAGTCATTGTAGTAAACTAGCTAGGATCATTGTTTATAGCTAAAAGGAATTATATGAATTGGGATATGAATGTATTTAATCTTTCTAATATTGCCGATATTTTATCTATTTTAGGAGCTTTTTTATCTCTGTTTAACTTATTATTTATAAAAAGAATAAAAGAAAGTCTTTTATTGCGAATTAATATAAAAAGATATAAAAAGGAACTTAAAGATAGAGTTCAACTCTTAGCAAATTATTTAAATGAATATAGAGATAATAAGAATAATATAAAAGAATTGATAAATATAATTGATATTAAGGCACAACATATAAAATCACGTAATAAAAATATATCTAAACATATAAAAGAATTACATAGAATGATTAAGGAATATAATAGAAATATGAAAAAAGGACATGATGAATCAATAATTGAAGATCAAGTTAGAGAAATCAAAACACAGCTTACAATTATAGTGGAAGAATTGAATGAACAAGAACAATCATATAAATTAGGTGGGAATTAGTATGATGCTAAGAAGTGAAATTATTTTTTTTATAGATAAGCTAATAAAAATGACTCAGCATGGGAAATTAAGTTGGAATAAGGTTAAGCCTGTTATGAGAATGAATTCCAGTGTTGAGTATGTTGATGTTGTATATGAAGCTTATCTTGAAAATATGATTGTCTGGATTTATCAGAAAAATTATAAATATTATTATGATGAAATTGATTTTAGTTGGGATAAGGAAATAGTGATAGAATTAATAGATCCAGAGACTCATCTTGTTATGCAAGAATTGAAAGCTAGTAATGCTGGAGAACTATTAAATGCGATTAATTATAAATCTATACATAGCTTTTATTCACGAGTATTAGAAAAATAACTTATCGATTCATAAATATCTTTGATAGATCTGACTTATGTTCAATATAGTTTAAAGATATCCATCATGAGATAGATATTAGCGACAACCTAGCACTTACGTACTAGGTTATATATAAGTATTGCCACCCTGTGGCAAAGGACAGATTACTTGGTTGCAGAGCAACCATACAATTTATTAGCCCCATACGTTAGTGTGGGGAACAGCAAGCGGTCAATTTTGCAAAAAATTTTACAAATTCGACCGCTTGTAACGAATCAAAACCAACAGGAGAAAACAATGTCAGTAAAAGGCGATATTGGCGTTATCGGTTTAGCGGTAATGGGTCAAAACTTAATTTTAAATATGAACGACAACGGTTTTAAAGTGGTTGCGTATAACCGCACGACTTCAAAAGTGGATGAGTTCTTAGCAGGTGCGGCGAAAGGCACAAATATTATCGGTGCTTATTCGTTAGAAGATTTAGCGGCGAAATTAGAAAAACCGCGTAAAGTGATGTTAATGGTGCGTGCCGGTGAAGTGGTAGATCAATTTATTGAGGCACTTCTTCCGCATTTAGAAGAAGGCGACATCATTATTGACGGCGGTAACTCAAATTACCCTGACTCAAACCGTCGTGTTAAAGATTTAGCGGCGAAAGGTATTCGTTTTATCGGTACCGGTGTTTCGGGGGGGGAAGAAGGGGCGCGTCACGGACCTTCAATTATGCCTGGTGGTAACATTGAAGCGTGGGAACACGTTAAACCGATTTTACAAGCAATTTCAGCGAAAACCGATAAAGGCGAGCCTTGCTGTGACTGGGTGGGCAAAGAAGGTGCGGGTCATTTCGTGAAGATGGTTCACAACGGTATTGAATACGGCGATATGCAATTAATTTGCGAAGCTTACCAATTCTTAAAAGACGGTTTAGGTTTAAGCTACGATGAGATGCAAGCAATTTTCCAAGAGTGGAAGAAAACCGAATTAGATAGCTACTTAATCGACATCACTACTGATATCTTAGGCTACAAAGACGAAGACGGCACACCGTTAGTTGAGAAAATCTTAGATACTGCAGGTCAAAAAGGTACAGGTAAATGGACCGGTATCAATGCGTTAGATTTCGGTATTCCATTAACCTTAATCACTGAATCGGTATTTGCTCGTTGTGTATCTTCATTTAAAGATCAACGTGTTGCAGCTTCGAAATTATTCAACAAAACTATTACACCTGTTGAAGGCGATAAAAAAGTGTGGATTGAAGCGGTTCGTAAAGCATTACTTGCTTCAAAAATTATTTCTTACGCACAGGGCTTTATGTTAATTCGTGAAGCATCAGAAAATTTCGGCTGGGATATCAACTACGGCGCAACCGCACTTTTATGGCGTGAAGGTTGTA contains these protein-coding regions:
- a CDS encoding DMT family transporter produces the protein MQTNIRIGYASLILATAFWGGNFVLGKVLSNVIEPITLTYLRWFPALIILACLFYRPTIKAFPIIKTSKMLMWSLGILGVVLFPATLYQGLKSTSALNASLYLAVVPVLVLFLNLFFFREKIKPVIFSGALLSLIGVIWLLSQGDLTRLAQLEINQGDLWTIASAVSWAIYCCIIRLRPSGINNTAFLTALVGLAVLSLTPFFLYEFWQTSAKTLQNLTAYQWLGVAYLVLGPSILSYAFWNYGIAIIGSAKAAVMTNFTPLFAALFSILLLNEAIHSFHVISAILITAGVLICGYNNSPSNKGE
- the folB gene encoding dihydroneopterin aldolase, whose translation is MADKVFIHELTAFASIGAYDWEHTIKQRLVFNIEMEWDFTQAAATDDVQYCLNYAEVSEKILHFVESKPFKLVETVAHQIADLLQQTYGIQALRIELHKPKAVAQASSVGVIVERGRHAN
- the plsY gene encoding glycerol-3-phosphate 1-O-acyltransferase PlsY → MSTTAYLLIVVAYILGSISSAIIFCRLAGLPDPREQGSHNPGATNVLRIGGRISALGVLLFDILKGSLPVLCAFQLGLEPSEIGFIALAACLGHIFPVFFQFRGGKGVATAFGALLPMSTVVAGAALCSWLIVFLLFGFSSLSAVVTALVVPFYIWWFRPEFTFPVALVCCLLVYRHHDNIQRLWRGQEERIWDKLKVGKE
- a CDS encoding Mbeg1-like protein; the protein is MINTFTKHTASTHIVDNVLAKYAHIYPNISKLMSASRAETTFEPNLELHPSALSASSKPSIPANVIKALEDYAAQHQQQSFDNVKSAYKPDTDKDGIIDLHDKNPNMWNVSDRDLRIFSSLSYQDKTKLSTYFNGKYSDSPYAQQIKEVVDNWEVLRTESPGSGLDYVIFGNGKNADGSYDNVVIAFRGTSEFADLTADLRLAFGDTPMQTAYLDQAAQYIEAYKPKNVYSTGHSLGGYLAEYFVAHTIQSRAGWDDMFERSALFNPAVLKHHGLSSQTLKQAADLANKFTKTDMIDDSDKSNIVTKHKTDSYIISGEFVDKFLGRYDGTTSFDFKKGQLSGLHALSSFFEKDDQLKEEFSQGYRMDYHYSNDDRDQDGLTDVMEKRIGSDINNADTDNDGYADGLEIHLGSDALASNIIPTLTENGIQIVDLNTNGNSTTYSIDTEQPMALMAEYREVDFAAPMAIESEAVESSLFTTELEQPLEAEELSLPSELSETDDSLEAANFAANDSEFSYETALDAGFAANLEAPQYEAVVM
- the hslO gene encoding Hsp33 family molecular chaperone HslO yields the protein MSYTKDNDKLYRYLFQNRAVRGEWVRLNDTFTETLNTHQYPKAVQNLLGEMLVATSLLTAIMKFEGTITVQIQGDGPLKLAVVNGNEQQQLRALARTQAEIADNATLSEMISNGVLVISIMPNDGERYQGVIALDKPTIRECLEDYFIRSEQLQTHLVIRTGEYEGKAVAGGLLLQIMPDGTGTPEDFEHLMTLAETVKDEELFGLEAEELLFRLYHEEQVEVYPPQETKFHCGCSRERSGNAILLLPMEEIDEMLAEKNGVIDMQCECCGTQYFFDKNAIMEFKEEADKLTKLNL
- the hslR gene encoding ribosome-associated heat shock protein Hsp15 — translated: MKQPTSKEDNEVRLDKWLWAARFYKTRSIAKAMIEGGKVHYNGQRAKTSKTVEVGAIIKLRQGNDEKEVIVTALSDQRRDAPEAQLLYQETEKSIKQREAIAFARKANALSMPHPDRRPNKKERRDLVKFKDQIL
- the nudE gene encoding ADP compounds hydrolase NudE, translating into MQTQQLPKILNVETIAKTRIFEVQAVDLRFSNGEERTFERLTPQRRSSVMVIPIQNQELMFVKEYAVASERYELGFPKGIVDQGEEPIISANRELQEEIGFGAKRIEFLRSLYTGPSHMFGLMHVFIAQDLYPSKLEGDEPEPLEVVRVPLAKIDELLADPNFAESRNLAALFMLREYLTSGQK